A single Carnobacterium inhibens subsp. inhibens DSM 13024 DNA region contains:
- a CDS encoding CBS domain-containing protein, translated as MNNAERFIASFNRIHNYLSFLDNEDEHKKPFYRLLDENEYRNPAVKKYKNDLQIFADLRNVMVHKKLVPNNYIAEPTDKVVKHIEQIEEELKSPEKVYPLFKRDVIHFNSSDLFTNVLKTINEKKFTHFPIYKNKGLIGLLTEKGIAVWLANHVKDEPLNMKSILIEEIVAEDKNRNNYLFIKTTMSVEVAADLMKNDRRLEALFITENGKVTESPLGIITPSDL; from the coding sequence ATGAATAATGCAGAACGTTTTATAGCAAGTTTCAATAGGATTCATAACTATCTTAGTTTTTTAGATAATGAAGATGAACATAAAAAACCTTTCTATCGACTACTAGATGAAAATGAATACCGTAATCCAGCGGTAAAAAAATATAAAAATGATTTACAGATTTTTGCGGATCTTAGAAACGTTATGGTGCACAAGAAGTTAGTTCCTAATAACTATATTGCTGAACCGACAGATAAAGTAGTTAAACATATTGAGCAAATTGAAGAAGAACTAAAAAGCCCTGAAAAAGTTTATCCCTTATTCAAAAGAGATGTCATCCATTTCAATTCTAGCGATTTGTTTACTAACGTTCTAAAAACGATCAACGAAAAAAAATTCACCCACTTTCCTATTTATAAAAATAAAGGTCTCATAGGATTGCTAACGGAAAAAGGAATCGCTGTTTGGTTGGCAAATCATGTAAAAGATGAACCCCTTAATATGAAAAGTATTTTGATAGAAGAAATCGTAGCAGAAGATAAAAATAGAAATAATTATTTATTTATTAAGACAACTATGTCAGTTGAAGTTGCTGCAGATCTAATGAAAAATGATCGTCGGCTAGAAGCCTTATTCATTACAGAAAATGGTAAAGTAACTGAATCTCCTTTGGGAATTATCACACCTTCAGATTTATAA
- a CDS encoding CDP-alcohol phosphatidyltransferase family protein: MKLRGKDFFTLPNILSYVRLLLIPVFMVHYLTATDERDYLISGMIIVFSGLTDLLDGIIARKFNQITEVGKLLDPIADKLTQVAVIICLMFRYEKMWIIVTLFVAKELFMAINDILLYRQGKKLDGAKWFGKISTAAFYACMTFMVAFPSIGQPAAISLMSITGFFLTLSFVLYGREFFNMYRK; this comes from the coding sequence TTGAAATTACGAGGTAAAGATTTTTTTACGCTCCCTAATATTTTATCTTATGTACGGTTGCTGCTCATTCCTGTTTTTATGGTCCACTACCTTACAGCAACTGATGAGAGAGATTATCTTATATCTGGTATGATTATTGTTTTTTCGGGATTAACAGATCTGTTGGACGGAATAATTGCGCGAAAATTTAATCAAATAACAGAAGTAGGAAAACTGCTTGATCCTATTGCTGATAAACTTACTCAAGTCGCTGTTATCATTTGTTTAATGTTTCGCTATGAAAAAATGTGGATCATTGTTACTCTTTTCGTAGCAAAAGAACTTTTCATGGCGATAAATGACATTCTTCTCTATCGACAAGGTAAAAAACTTGATGGAGCAAAATGGTTTGGCAAAATATCTACAGCTGCTTTTTATGCATGTATGACATTTATGGTGGCGTTTCCTTCAATTGGACAGCCTGCAGCCATTAGTTTAATGAGCATTACTGGCTTTTTCTTAACGTTATCCTTCGTATTATATGGACGTGAGTTCTTTAATATGTATCGAAAATAA
- a CDS encoding lipoprotein, giving the protein MKKILTLLGAVVVLAGCDLMGGESETSSSTEVSSTSASSEMMSSEMSSESSEEMSSQSSSIMSTQETITDSSNSGATTTEMDIPLVPQKMELDQNLTLENDSVLQEIEMRMAESEEIGIENDVAIHFTGMYLGETGAMQAIFIIVNRMDVAMTNIDVTISFSTVNGDVILDKAKYNLTEESFGILEPDTAMPIYLDIPPENEENFFSTSNMEDLVYTIDEFDFDEK; this is encoded by the coding sequence ATGAAGAAAATATTGACGCTTTTAGGAGCAGTTGTTGTATTGGCAGGTTGTGATTTGATGGGAGGAGAAAGTGAGACAAGTTCCTCTACTGAAGTGAGTTCAACTAGTGCATCAAGTGAAATGATGAGTTCAGAAATGTCTTCTGAGTCTTCAGAAGAGATGTCCTCTCAATCATCAAGTATTATGAGTACACAAGAAACAATTACAGATTCTAGCAACTCAGGTGCAACAACTACAGAAATGGATATTCCACTTGTACCGCAAAAAATGGAATTAGATCAAAATCTTACATTAGAAAATGATTCGGTATTGCAAGAAATAGAAATGAGAATGGCTGAATCAGAAGAAATCGGTATTGAAAATGATGTTGCCATTCACTTTACTGGTATGTATCTAGGTGAAACAGGTGCAATGCAAGCTATCTTTATTATCGTAAACAGAATGGATGTAGCAATGACTAATATTGATGTTACAATCAGTTTTAGCACTGTAAATGGTGACGTTATTTTAGACAAAGCTAAATACAACCTGACCGAAGAATCTTTTGGAATTCTAGAACCAGACACAGCAATGCCAATCTATTTGGATATCCCACCAGAAAATGAAGAAAATTTCTTCAGCACTTCAAACATGGAAGACTTGGTTTATACGATTGATGAATTCGATTTTGATGAGAAGTAA
- a CDS encoding DUF975 family protein: MKRREIKKTAKKLLKGNWKVAILNLIIISVLTSVISQGILTVIGAGSSFTMIESVIEGNVYDSTVMAEPTITASLLSLLISTLVGLISSLMYAGYAWNILDRIDGAKLSIEGMFQTFRKERIFKTIGLIIVMSILIMLWSLLFIIPGIIKSYSYSQALNIMRDNPTISIMDALDQSRKMMKGKKWSFFLLQLSFIWLYIVPFLVYALILFGSVQTIEARLDAGPNEGIAIIIGFLLLFLVFVFLALVLSFYIEPYRRTAQQVFYRTLTDGDTFDPFHPDYHEKDNQDEKYNEDYEGRQLDDVDF, from the coding sequence ATGAAGAGACGTGAAATAAAAAAAACAGCAAAAAAGCTGTTAAAAGGAAATTGGAAAGTTGCTATTTTAAATTTAATTATTATTTCTGTTTTAACAAGTGTCATTAGTCAAGGTATATTAACTGTAATAGGAGCAGGCAGCTCGTTTACAATGATTGAATCTGTTATAGAAGGAAATGTTTATGACTCAACAGTAATGGCAGAACCAACTATTACAGCCAGTTTATTATCCCTACTTATCAGTACCCTTGTAGGGTTAATTTCATCTTTGATGTATGCTGGGTATGCATGGAATATCTTAGATAGAATAGACGGTGCTAAACTATCTATTGAGGGAATGTTTCAAACATTTAGAAAAGAACGTATTTTTAAAACGATAGGCTTGATTATTGTTATGTCTATTTTAATCATGCTGTGGTCTTTATTATTTATTATACCAGGAATCATTAAAAGTTATAGTTATAGTCAAGCATTGAACATCATGAGAGACAACCCTACAATTAGCATCATGGATGCATTAGATCAAAGCCGCAAAATGATGAAAGGCAAAAAATGGTCGTTCTTTTTACTGCAGCTTTCATTTATTTGGCTGTATATTGTTCCATTTCTTGTATATGCATTAATCCTGTTTGGGAGTGTCCAAACGATTGAAGCTAGACTAGATGCTGGACCGAATGAAGGAATTGCCATTATTATTGGTTTTCTTTTATTGTTTTTAGTATTCGTATTTCTAGCTCTTGTACTGTCATTTTACATCGAACCTTATCGAAGAACAGCTCAACAAGTTTTTTATCGTACATTGACGGATGGAGATACCTTCGATCCTTTTCATCCTGACTATCATGAAAAGGACAATCAAGATGAAAAGTATAATGAAGATTACGAAGGCAGACAATTAGATGATGTTGACTTTTAA
- the nrdF gene encoding class 1b ribonucleoside-diphosphate reductase subunit beta, with amino-acid sequence MTTNYKAINWNNIEDMIDKLTWEKLVEQFWTDTRIPLSNDLDDWARLPKNEKDMVGKVFGGLTLLDTLQSQDGVQSLKQSIRTQHEEAVYNNIQFMESMHAKSYSAIFSTLNSKMEIDEIFQWTNTNELLQIKAGTINEIYHTGTDLQRKVASVMLESFLFYSGFFAPLHYLGNNKLPNVAEIIKLILRDESVHGTYIGYKFQIAYNQLPDNEKEELKNWTYDLLFKLYQNEVKYAEYLYDEIGWTERVKVFLRYNANKALQNLGFDPLFPDTANDVDPVIMNGISTGTSNHDFFSQVGNGYLLGMVESMENDDYEKWTV; translated from the coding sequence ATGACAACGAACTATAAAGCAATTAACTGGAATAATATCGAAGACATGATCGACAAACTAACATGGGAAAAATTAGTTGAGCAATTTTGGACTGATACTCGAATTCCGTTATCAAATGACTTAGATGATTGGGCTCGACTTCCAAAAAATGAAAAAGATATGGTAGGGAAAGTTTTTGGAGGCTTAACCCTGCTAGACACTCTTCAATCACAAGATGGTGTTCAATCTTTGAAACAATCGATTCGAACACAACACGAAGAAGCTGTTTACAACAATATCCAATTTATGGAATCCATGCATGCGAAAAGTTACAGCGCGATTTTTAGTACGTTAAATAGCAAAATGGAAATCGATGAAATTTTTCAATGGACAAATACGAATGAATTGCTGCAAATAAAAGCTGGTACGATCAATGAGATTTACCATACTGGAACTGACTTGCAACGAAAAGTTGCCAGCGTAATGTTGGAGTCTTTCTTATTCTACTCAGGATTTTTTGCTCCGTTGCATTATTTAGGAAACAATAAATTGCCAAATGTGGCTGAAATCATTAAATTGATTTTACGCGATGAATCTGTTCATGGAACATATATCGGATATAAATTTCAAATTGCGTATAATCAATTACCCGATAATGAAAAAGAAGAGTTGAAAAATTGGACATATGACTTATTGTTTAAGTTGTATCAAAATGAAGTGAAATACGCAGAGTATCTGTATGATGAAATCGGTTGGACGGAACGTGTAAAAGTTTTTCTGAGATACAACGCTAACAAAGCTCTTCAAAATTTAGGTTTTGATCCTTTATTCCCTGATACGGCTAATGATGTGGATCCAGTTATTATGAATGGAATCTCTACTGGTACATCTAACCATGATTTTTTCTCACAGGTGGGAAATGGCTATTTACTTGGAATGGTTGAGTCAATGGAAAATGACGATTACGAAAAATGGACTGTATAA
- the nrdE gene encoding class 1b ribonucleoside-diphosphate reductase subunit alpha, translating to MILDKPKLASKPKEVTYFKLNNELNRPVDGKIPLNKDREAVRAYFLEHVNPNTVFFYTLEEKLNYLIKEEYIEEEFLLKYEREFIHSLFDDIYSRKFRFRSFMSAFKFYTQYALKTNDGQRFLERYEDRIVFNALYLADGDTELARKLADEIVNQRYQPATPTFLNAGRKRRGELVSCFLIQATDDMNSIGRVVNSALQLSRIGGGVGVNLSNLRASGDPIKKIDNASSGVVPVMKLLEDSFSYSNQLGQRNGAGAVYLNVFHPDIVSFLSTKKENADEKIRVKTLSLGLVVPDKFYELAAHDEQMYLFSPYDVERIYGEPFAYIDITKEYDNMVNNEEIRKSKISARELENEISKLQQESGYPYIINIDTANRANPVYGTITMSNLCSEILQIQEPSLINNDQTYEHLGTDISCNLGSTNIVNLMKSPNFGQSIDTMVRALTMVTDQSSIDAVPSIKNGNDKYHTIGLGAMGLHTFLALNQIHYGSPESVEFTDVYFKLLNYYTLASSNKVAKERGTTFYNFEKSAYADGTYFDHYINENFAFTSKKVQQLFEGIHVPSVEDWAALREAVMKDGLYHQNRLAVAPTGSISYVNETSSSLHPITRLIEERQEKKTGKTYYPAPFLSNETMPYYLSAYDMDMRKVIDVYAAAQKHIDQGMSLTLFLRSEIPEGLYEWKNGRTTKQTTRDLNILRHYAWKKGVKSIYYVRTFTENSEEIGSNACESCTI from the coding sequence ATGATATTGGATAAACCTAAATTAGCCTCAAAACCAAAAGAGGTTACGTATTTTAAATTAAACAATGAATTGAATAGACCTGTGGATGGAAAGATTCCTTTAAATAAAGATCGTGAAGCGGTACGAGCTTACTTTTTGGAGCATGTTAATCCAAATACCGTTTTCTTTTATACACTTGAAGAAAAATTGAACTATCTAATTAAAGAAGAGTATATAGAAGAAGAGTTTTTATTGAAATACGAAAGAGAATTCATCCATTCATTATTTGATGATATTTACAGTCGGAAATTTAGATTCCGCTCATTTATGTCAGCTTTTAAATTTTATACACAATATGCTTTGAAAACGAATGATGGACAACGTTTCTTAGAACGCTATGAAGATCGAATCGTATTCAATGCGTTATATTTAGCTGATGGGGATACTGAATTAGCTCGCAAACTTGCGGATGAAATCGTAAATCAACGTTATCAACCTGCTACGCCAACATTCCTGAATGCAGGACGTAAGAGACGTGGAGAACTGGTTTCTTGTTTCTTGATCCAAGCAACGGATGATATGAACAGTATTGGCCGTGTAGTGAACAGTGCGTTGCAATTGTCTCGTATCGGTGGCGGAGTTGGTGTGAATTTATCTAATTTACGTGCTTCTGGAGATCCAATCAAAAAAATCGACAATGCTTCAAGCGGAGTTGTACCTGTAATGAAATTATTAGAAGACAGTTTTAGTTATTCTAATCAGCTTGGACAACGAAATGGAGCAGGAGCGGTCTATTTAAATGTTTTTCATCCAGATATCGTATCATTCCTTTCGACAAAGAAAGAGAATGCGGATGAAAAAATTCGTGTAAAAACACTTTCTCTTGGTTTAGTCGTACCGGATAAATTTTATGAATTAGCTGCTCATGATGAACAAATGTATCTTTTTAGTCCATATGATGTAGAACGAATTTACGGAGAACCATTTGCTTATATTGATATTACTAAAGAGTACGATAATATGGTGAATAATGAAGAAATCCGTAAATCAAAAATCAGTGCTCGTGAATTAGAAAATGAGATTTCTAAACTTCAACAGGAATCTGGTTATCCTTATATCATTAATATCGATACTGCGAATCGTGCAAACCCAGTATACGGAACTATTACAATGAGTAACTTGTGTAGTGAAATTTTACAAATCCAAGAACCATCATTAATTAATAATGATCAAACTTATGAGCATTTAGGAACGGATATCAGCTGTAACCTTGGTTCAACTAATATTGTGAACCTAATGAAATCGCCTAATTTTGGACAATCGATCGATACGATGGTGCGTGCATTAACCATGGTTACGGATCAATCCAGCATTGATGCAGTACCTTCCATTAAAAATGGGAACGATAAATACCATACGATTGGATTAGGAGCAATGGGATTACACACTTTCTTAGCTTTGAATCAAATTCATTATGGCTCACCAGAATCCGTTGAATTTACAGATGTGTACTTTAAGTTATTAAATTATTATACTTTGGCTTCTAGTAATAAAGTTGCTAAAGAAAGAGGGACAACTTTTTATAACTTTGAAAAATCTGCTTATGCAGATGGCACTTATTTTGATCACTATATTAACGAAAATTTTGCCTTTACGAGTAAAAAAGTTCAACAGTTATTTGAAGGGATACATGTACCTTCTGTAGAAGACTGGGCAGCTTTAAGAGAAGCAGTGATGAAAGATGGGTTATACCACCAAAATCGTTTAGCTGTAGCGCCAACGGGTTCAATTAGTTATGTAAATGAAACATCATCTAGTTTACACCCAATTACACGTTTAATTGAAGAACGTCAAGAGAAAAAGACTGGTAAAACCTATTATCCTGCTCCTTTCTTATCCAATGAAACGATGCCTTACTACTTGTCTGCTTATGATATGGACATGCGTAAAGTTATTGATGTTTATGCAGCAGCTCAAAAGCATATCGATCAAGGTATGAGTTTAACTCTCTTCTTACGCTCTGAAATTCCTGAAGGGTTGTATGAATGGAAAAATGGACGCACAACCAAACAAACAACACGTGACTTAAATATTTTACGTCATTATGCTTGGAAAAAAGGTGTTAAATCTATTTATTACGTTCGTACGTTTACGGAAAATTCAGAAGAAATTGGTTCAAATGCTTGTGAAAGCTGCACCATTTAA
- the nrdI gene encoding class Ib ribonucleoside-diphosphate reductase assembly flavoprotein NrdI — protein sequence MKVVYISLTGQTRKFVNKLSMDLLELTPTNPYIVLEEPFIIVAPTYDKEATELLNDFIETADNKRYLKGVAGGGNLNFGKLFAFTAKDLAHDYQVPLLHTFEFQGNEEDVAQLKKVVNDIG from the coding sequence ATGAAAGTCGTTTATATTAGTTTAACCGGCCAGACTAGAAAGTTTGTTAACAAACTCAGTATGGATTTGTTGGAATTGACGCCAACGAATCCATATATTGTTTTAGAAGAACCGTTCATTATTGTTGCACCAACGTATGATAAAGAAGCAACTGAATTATTAAACGATTTTATTGAAACAGCTGATAATAAAAGGTATTTAAAAGGGGTAGCTGGTGGTGGGAATTTGAATTTTGGTAAATTATTCGCTTTTACGGCAAAAGATCTGGCTCACGATTATCAAGTACCCTTATTACATACCTTTGAGTTTCAAGGCAATGAGGAAGATGTTGCACAATTAAAGAAAGTGGTGAATGATATTGGATAA
- the nrdH gene encoding glutaredoxin-like protein NrdH → MTQKTIIVYSKPNCMQCNFTKKYLEDKGISYEVKDIFESEEALNEVKELGFSSVPVISIEGHEAFNGFRPDLLDQLA, encoded by the coding sequence ATGACGCAAAAAACGATTATTGTTTACTCTAAACCAAACTGTATGCAATGTAATTTCACTAAAAAATATTTAGAAGATAAAGGTATTTCTTACGAGGTAAAAGATATCTTTGAATCAGAAGAAGCTTTAAATGAAGTTAAAGAACTTGGGTTTAGCTCTGTTCCTGTTATTTCTATAGAAGGACATGAAGCCTTTAATGGATTCCGCCCTGATCTCCTTGATCAATTAGCATGA
- a CDS encoding PH domain-containing protein, whose product MGLIGGLLGNAGNISENEARKKLSGVILDTEEIDLAFKLVRDLIIFTNKRLIVIDKQGVTGKKTTYHSLPYKSISRFLVETTGHFDLDAELKIFISSAAEPAITLQFTNDKHITAIQQALALAVL is encoded by the coding sequence ATGGGGTTAATTGGTGGTCTTTTAGGAAACGCCGGGAACATCAGCGAGAATGAGGCTCGAAAAAAACTATCAGGTGTCATTTTGGATACTGAAGAAATCGATTTAGCGTTTAAATTGGTTCGTGATTTAATTATTTTTACCAATAAGCGTTTAATTGTCATTGATAAACAAGGTGTCACAGGTAAAAAAACGACTTATCATTCTTTGCCATATAAGTCGATTAGTCGCTTTCTGGTTGAAACAACCGGCCATTTTGACTTAGATGCTGAATTGAAGATCTTTATTTCCAGTGCTGCTGAACCAGCTATTACGTTGCAGTTTACAAATGATAAACACATTACAGCAATTCAACAAGCTTTGGCACTAGCTGTACTCTAA
- the glnA gene encoding type I glutamate--ammonia ligase: MAKFMRKEIEEASKKGNVRFLRLMFTDILGVIKNVEVPISQLKKVLDNELMFDGSSIEGFVRIEESDMYLRPDLDTWLIFPWETTEGSGKIARLICDVYNPDGTPFAGDPRSNLKRTLKEMEELGFTEFNLGPEPEFFLFKLDEKNEPTLELNDDGGYFDLAPTDLGENCRRDIVLQLEDLGFEIEASHHEVAPGQHEIDWKYASAIEACDNIQTFKLIVKTVARKHGLHATFMPKPLYGVNGSGMHFNLSLFTKEGNAFYDKDGDMELSDTARQFLAGILDHAKAFTAIVNPTVNSYKRLVPGYEAPVYIAWSGRNRSPLIRVPQSRGMSTRVELRSVDPSANPYLAMAVLLKAGLDGVKNKMEAPVPINRNIYVMSEKDRYENGIYDLPGTLHEALGYLAKDNTIKAGLGDHIYENFVNAKKIEWAAFREQVTEWEREQYLKLY, from the coding sequence ATGGCTAAGTTTATGAGAAAAGAAATTGAAGAGGCGTCAAAAAAAGGAAATGTCCGTTTCTTGCGATTAATGTTTACTGATATTTTAGGTGTAATTAAAAATGTTGAGGTACCCATTAGTCAACTGAAAAAAGTATTGGATAATGAGTTAATGTTTGATGGCTCTTCAATCGAAGGATTTGTACGGATAGAAGAAAGCGATATGTATTTGAGACCGGATTTAGATACTTGGTTGATTTTCCCATGGGAAACGACTGAAGGTTCTGGTAAAATCGCTCGTCTGATTTGTGACGTATACAATCCAGATGGTACACCATTTGCTGGAGATCCTCGTTCTAACTTGAAGCGTACTTTGAAAGAAATGGAAGAACTTGGGTTTACTGAGTTTAATTTAGGACCTGAACCTGAATTTTTCCTTTTTAAATTAGACGAAAAAAATGAGCCCACTTTAGAGTTGAATGACGATGGAGGCTATTTTGATTTAGCTCCAACAGATTTAGGTGAAAATTGCCGTCGCGATATCGTATTGCAATTAGAAGATCTTGGTTTTGAAATCGAGGCTAGTCACCATGAAGTTGCACCAGGACAACATGAGATCGACTGGAAATATGCAAGTGCGATCGAAGCATGCGATAACATTCAAACATTTAAATTGATTGTAAAAACTGTCGCTCGTAAACATGGTTTACATGCTACGTTTATGCCTAAACCATTATATGGAGTCAATGGATCTGGAATGCATTTCAACTTATCTTTATTTACAAAAGAAGGTAATGCTTTTTACGATAAAGATGGGGATATGGAACTAAGTGATACAGCACGTCAATTTTTAGCTGGTATTTTAGATCACGCAAAAGCATTTACAGCAATCGTTAACCCTACTGTAAATTCATACAAACGTCTTGTACCCGGATATGAAGCGCCTGTATACATTGCATGGAGCGGCCGTAATCGCTCACCACTAATTCGTGTACCGCAATCAAGGGGAATGTCTACTCGTGTTGAATTACGTAGTGTCGACCCTAGCGCAAATCCATATTTAGCGATGGCTGTTCTTTTGAAAGCTGGGTTAGATGGTGTGAAAAATAAAATGGAAGCTCCAGTACCTATCAACCGCAATATTTATGTAATGAGCGAAAAAGATCGTTATGAAAATGGGATTTATGATTTACCTGGAACATTGCATGAAGCTTTAGGATACTTAGCAAAAGATAATACGATTAAAGCTGGTTTGGGTGATCATATTTATGAAAACTTTGTCAATGCTAAAAAAATCGAATGGGCTGCTTTTCGTGAGCAAGTGACTGAATGGGAAAGAGAACAATACTTGAAATTGTATTAA
- a CDS encoding MerR family transcriptional regulator, which produces MSEKELRRSRSVFPIGTVMKLTDLTARQIRYYEEQDLIHPLRNEGNRRMYSLNDIDVLLEIKDYLSDGINMAGIKRIYELQENKEKAREQEVNKVMTDDDVRKILHDEFLAVSGLSAKTANSFLNQNRIG; this is translated from the coding sequence ATGAGTGAGAAAGAACTTAGACGTTCAAGGTCGGTTTTTCCGATTGGTACAGTTATGAAACTAACAGATTTAACTGCACGACAGATTCGCTACTATGAAGAACAGGATCTAATCCATCCTTTGCGGAATGAAGGAAATCGCCGAATGTATTCTTTAAATGATATTGATGTTCTTCTTGAGATTAAAGATTATTTATCAGATGGAATCAATATGGCGGGTATCAAACGCATTTATGAGCTGCAGGAGAATAAAGAAAAAGCTAGAGAACAAGAAGTAAATAAAGTTATGACAGATGATGACGTACGAAAAATCTTGCATGATGAATTTCTAGCGGTAAGTGGATTAAGTGCTAAAACGGCAAATTCGTTTCTTAATCAAAATCGAATAGGGTAA
- the glnA gene encoding type I glutamate--ammonia ligase codes for MKKFTRKEIEISAKEENVRYLRLMFTDIDGIIKNVEVPISQLEKVMDNKMMFDGSSIDGFVRIEESDMILCPDLSTWLIFPWESENGKIARLICDIYNPDGTPFAGDPRNNLKRVLKQMEEQGFTEFNLGPEPEFFLFKLDENGKPTTELNDNGGYFDFAPTDLGENCRRDIVLQLEELGFEIEASHHETAPGQHEIDWKYASAIEACDNIQTFKLIVKTVARKHGLHATFMPKPMFGVSGSGMHFNMSLFNNQGNVLCNEEDELGLSKTAYHFLAGILDHALGYTAICNPTVNSYKRLIPGYEAPVYIAWSARNRSPLVRIPSSRGVSTRIELRSVDPSANPYLAVATLLYSGLDGVKKEMEVPKPIDRNIYRMSSEERYKKGIKDLPSTLHNAVKYLQEDKVVQEALGEHIYRSFVSAKHVEWAAYREQVSEWEKEKYLTLY; via the coding sequence ATGAAAAAATTTACAAGGAAAGAAATCGAAATAAGTGCAAAAGAAGAAAATGTTCGGTATTTACGATTGATGTTTACGGATATAGATGGAATCATTAAAAATGTTGAGGTGCCTATTAGTCAACTAGAAAAAGTCATGGACAATAAAATGATGTTTGATGGCTCTTCCATTGATGGTTTTGTAAGAATTGAAGAAAGCGACATGATTTTGTGCCCAGATTTATCAACGTGGTTAATTTTCCCTTGGGAATCTGAAAACGGAAAAATTGCTCGTCTGATTTGTGATATTTATAATCCGGACGGTACACCATTTGCTGGAGATCCTAGAAACAACTTGAAGCGTGTTCTAAAACAAATGGAAGAACAAGGCTTTACAGAGTTTAATTTAGGACCCGAACCCGAATTTTTCTTATTTAAATTAGACGAAAATGGAAAACCAACGACTGAATTAAATGATAATGGCGGGTATTTCGATTTTGCTCCAACGGATTTAGGCGAAAACTGTCGCCGTGATATTGTGTTGCAACTAGAAGAATTAGGTTTTGAAATTGAAGCTAGTCATCATGAAACAGCTCCCGGTCAGCATGAGATAGACTGGAAATATGCAAGTGCCATAGAAGCATGTGACAATATCCAAACGTTTAAACTAATCGTAAAAACAGTTGCCCGCAAACATGGTTTGCATGCGACATTCATGCCTAAACCAATGTTTGGTGTAAGTGGTTCTGGAATGCATTTTAACATGTCTTTATTTAACAATCAGGGCAATGTTCTTTGTAATGAAGAAGATGAACTTGGTTTAAGTAAAACGGCTTATCATTTCTTAGCAGGTATATTGGATCATGCTTTAGGATATACGGCTATCTGTAATCCGACTGTAAACTCTTATAAACGATTGATTCCAGGATACGAAGCACCTGTTTATATCGCATGGAGTGCTCGTAATCGCTCACCACTTGTGCGTATTCCAAGCTCAAGAGGAGTTTCTACTCGTATTGAATTGCGGAGTGTTGATCCTAGTGCTAATCCTTATTTAGCCGTTGCAACATTGTTGTATTCAGGACTAGATGGAGTGAAAAAAGAAATGGAAGTACCTAAACCAATAGATCGCAATATCTATCGTATGTCTTCAGAAGAACGATACAAAAAAGGCATCAAAGATCTTCCATCTACTTTGCATAATGCTGTTAAATACTTGCAAGAAGATAAAGTCGTTCAAGAAGCTTTGGGTGAACATATCTATAGAAGTTTTGTCAGTGCTAAACATGTAGAGTGGGCTGCTTATCGTGAACAAGTTTCTGAATGGGAAAAAGAAAAATATCTAACCTTATATTAA
- a CDS encoding MerR family transcriptional regulator, producing the protein MNEKELRRSMSVFPIGTVMTLTDLTARQIRYYEEQKLICPERNEGNRRMYSLNDIDVLLEIKDYLAEGINMAGIKRIYELKENEEENDERSALTDDDVRRILQDEFLALRGIDTKGPSRFF; encoded by the coding sequence ATGAACGAGAAAGAGCTAAGGCGTTCCATGTCTGTATTTCCAATTGGAACAGTAATGACTTTGACCGATCTAACAGCCCGTCAAATTCGTTATTATGAAGAACAGAAGCTGATTTGTCCTGAACGGAATGAAGGAAATAGAAGAATGTACTCGTTAAATGACATAGACGTGCTGCTTGAAATAAAAGATTACTTAGCCGAAGGAATCAATATGGCAGGTATTAAGCGTATTTATGAATTGAAAGAAAATGAAGAGGAAAACGATGAGCGTTCTGCTTTGACAGACGATGACGTCCGGCGAATCTTACAAGACGAGTTTCTAGCTTTAAGAGGAATTGATACAAAAGGCCCTTCGCGTTTCTTTTAA